A genomic segment from Bradyrhizobium sp. ISRA430 encodes:
- a CDS encoding Crp/Fnr family transcriptional regulator — protein sequence MPFSTLDRSVTEPAIRRLNALRPLSAEASAALERAMLEGMQRAGSGEDLISEGDPIDSVRIVLSGWLCRYKTLEDGRRQIVNFIFPGESCDAHAFLLSLMDHSIATMTPVVYSEIKRARFESLLANDRSLTEAFWCETLVSNAIQREWAINLGRRVALERVAHLFCEIFERLRPVGMVDGNSCVMPVTQMDLADATGLSVVHLNRTLQELRASGLIVLRERTLTISDLGALKDAALYSPSYLQAYRRG from the coding sequence ATGCCCTTCTCAACCCTCGATCGAAGCGTGACGGAGCCAGCGATCCGCCGCCTGAATGCGCTACGGCCGTTGTCAGCCGAAGCTTCCGCCGCGCTCGAGCGCGCCATGCTCGAAGGGATGCAGCGCGCGGGGTCCGGCGAAGACCTGATCTCCGAGGGCGATCCCATCGACAGCGTTCGCATCGTGCTGTCCGGCTGGCTGTGCCGCTATAAGACGCTGGAGGACGGCCGCCGCCAGATCGTCAATTTCATCTTTCCGGGTGAGAGCTGCGACGCGCATGCGTTCCTGCTGTCGCTGATGGATCACTCGATCGCGACGATGACGCCGGTCGTCTATAGCGAAATCAAGCGCGCGCGCTTCGAGAGCCTCCTGGCGAACGATCGCTCGCTCACGGAAGCGTTCTGGTGCGAGACTCTCGTGAGCAACGCGATCCAGCGCGAATGGGCCATCAATCTCGGCCGCCGCGTGGCGCTGGAGCGCGTGGCGCATCTGTTCTGCGAGATATTCGAGCGGCTTCGCCCGGTCGGGATGGTCGACGGAAATTCGTGCGTCATGCCGGTCACGCAGATGGACCTCGCGGATGCCACCGGCCTTTCCGTCGTGCATTTGAACCGAACGCTTCAGGAGCTCAGGGCGTCCGGCCTGATCGTACTGCGGGAGCGCACTTTGACCATCAGCGACCTCGGCGCGCTGAAAGACGCGGCGTTGTATTCGCCGAGCTATCTCCAAGCCTATCGACGCGGCTGA